A region of the Longimicrobiales bacterium genome:
GCCCCCAGCTCGCGCATGCCCGCCAGCTCGACGGTTATGAACGTGATCACGGCAAGCGTCGCCGTCACCGACAGGTTGCCCGTCGGCGAGGCGCCCCAGGGAATGAGGCCCAGCAGATTGCAGAACAGGATGAAGAAGAACACGCTCACGATGTACGGCACGTAGCGCTCGCCGCCGTGGCCGATGTTCTTGAGCGCGATCTCATCACGAATGAACAGGATCAGCGCCTCCACCACGTTCGCCGCGCCCTTCGGACCGCGCCCGGCGCCCGCGCGATGCTCGCGCTTCGCATCGCGCGCGGCCAGGATCAGGAGAATCGCAACCAGTACGGCCGCGATCATCATGAACAGCACGTGCTTCGTGATGGAGAAGTCGATCGTGAGCGGCCCAATGTGCACGGGCGCGAACTGAGGCAGATGGATCACACCGAACGGCGTCTCCCACTCATGGGAGTCGGCCAGATGGTGCAGAATCATCGACGGTATATCGAACCCGCCGCCCTCCTCGGAGGCCGCGGCGCGAATCAACGGCAGTACTCTCGGCATCATCTCGTCTGCAGATCCCGTCGCAGAAATAGCGGCTCCATCAGGAGCAGCACGAACACGAAAGCCACCAGGCTCATCAGTGCCGGCGCCACCGGCAGCGCTTCACTGCGCGACAGCCAGAACGCCACCACCCCGACCACACCAAAGCGAAGCACCAGTCCTACCAGCCACCCCGCCAGAAACAGCTCCGTCCGCTCCCTCACTGCCACCAGCAGCGCGAACGCGATCAGCTGCAGCACCCACGCGAGCCCCGCGGCGAACCACACGGCATTGGCGTCACGCCCGGACACGAACAGCATCGCCAGGCCCGCTCCCGTCGCCACCACCACCAGCCCGGCCC
Encoded here:
- the atpB gene encoding F0F1 ATP synthase subunit A translates to MMPRVLPLIRAAASEEGGGFDIPSMILHHLADSHEWETPFGVIHLPQFAPVHIGPLTIDFSITKHVLFMMIAAVLVAILLILAARDAKREHRAGAGRGPKGAANVVEALILFIRDEIALKNIGHGGERYVPYIVSVFFFILFCNLLGLIPWGASPTGNLSVTATLAVITFITVELAGMRELGAKGYLQTIFYAPHGMHWAMKVPMYVIMTPVEFLGKLTKPFALAIRLYANMTAGHAVVLALTGLIVVAGIGNLWLIGLAPLAMAIAIMVLEIFVAFLQAYIFAMLSSVFIGLIRHAH